AACAGAAGAGTGTAATGACGGTCCTCATGATAAACAAGGAGAGTTTTTTGCTCGCTGTATGAGGCGAGTACAATAAGCTTTAGTTACATATTAATTTTTATGATTAAACGCCGCGAAGTCGTTGCTCGCATCGCTGTATTGCGGCGAGAACTTTCAAGACACATTCATCTATATCATAACCAAGATCGTCCTGAAATCAGTGACGCGGCTTTTGATGCTTTAAAAAATGAGTTGGTTGAGTTGGAAAAACTTTTCCCTGATTTAGTTACTCCAGACTCTCCAACCCAAAGAGTCGGGGGAATAAGGCAAGATAAGTTTAATAAGGTCACACACACTAAGCCCATGCTATCTTTAGCAGATGCTTTTAGTGAAGAGGAGATGAGAGAGTGGGAGGCAAGAATTAGAAAAATTTGTGCGGAGAAAAACGTTACAAAATATTCTTTGGATTATTATGCTGAACTTAAAATGGACGGCTTGGCGATTAGCTTAGTGTACGAAAAGGGTAATTTAATTAGAGCCGCTACTCGCGGTGATGGACAAGTTGGCGAGGATGTTACCGCTAATCTTCGTACTATCCCTTCTGTACCCTTAACGCTACTGCAACCCTCAGATAATGAGCTTAAAAAAATAGGGTTAAAAGACAGTGAAATAAAACAAGTAAGGGACATGATTGTTAATGGAAAGCTGGAGGTGAGGGGTGAGGCAATTATGACTTTGGATAACCTGAAAAGACTTAATAAGGTAATGATTAAGTCCGGTAAGCCGCCCTTTGCTAATACCCGTAACGCGGCTGCTGGTTCAATTAGACAATTAGATCCTAATATCACCGCCTCTCGTGGTTTGGTTTTTTATGTCTATGCTCTTTTAATGGATGATAAGATAAGTTTTAAGCACGAAACAGAGCATCTTTTAGCTGATTTACTTGGCTTTAAAATCTTTACAGGTAATCGTTTTTGTAAAAACTTGGACGAGGTCTTAATTTTTCATAAATATTGGGAGAAAAATAGAGATAAACTGAGTTTTGAATGCGATGGAGTCGTAACAGCGGTTAACAATGAAGCTCTTTGGCCGATTCTTGGGGCGACCGGTAAAAGCCCTCGCTATATGATCGCCTATAAATTCCCGGCAGAGCAAGCCACTACCATTGTTAAAAATATAGAATGGCACGTTGGAAGAACCGGGGTTTTAACACCCACTGCCTCGCTTGAGCCAGTAAAGGTTAAGGGGGTAATGATTAGTAATACGACTTTACATAATTATGATGAAATAAAAAGACTTGATGTGCGACTTGGCGATACGGTAATTATTGAACGAGCCGGTGATGTTATTCCTAAGATTATAGAGGTTTTAAAGAACCTAAGACCAAAAGAAGCCAAACAAGTTAGTCCACCGAAAAAATGTCCGATGTGCGGTAGTTTAGTTTCTCGTTTTGGCGAAGAGGTAGCTTATAAGTGTAATAATAAAAGTTGTTACGCGGTTAATCGTCGTCGCTTAATTCATTGGGCCTCAAAAGCGGCTTTGGATATAGAGGGACTCGGGCCCGCTATTGTTGATCAGCTACTTAAAGCGGATTTAATTGCGGATCCGGCAGATTTTTATAATCTAACCCAGGGAGATCTTTTACCTTTAGAAAGATTTGCCCAAAAGTCGGTTACTAATTTACTTGAGGCGATTAATAACAGTAAACAAGTTAGTCTTTCTAAGATAATACAGGCGCTTGGCATTGCTCATGTTGGCGAAGAAACAGCCTTGATGCTTGAACAAGAATTACCAAAGTTAGCACACAAGAAAAAACTTTCTATTAAAAAACCATCTGATCTTTTTAAAATTACGGATAAGTTAAAAAAAGAAGATCTAACCATTTTACCGGATGTGGGAGATAAAGTAGCTGAAAGTATTCTGAGTTGGTTTAAGGAAGAAAAGAATAGACAGTTTCTTAATAAACTAGATGAAGTGGGAATGGTGATTATAGAGAAAAAAGAAAAGATTAAAACAAATAAGAAGCTTGTTGGTTTAAGTTTTGTTTTAACCGGCACTCTGCCAACTTTAAGTAGAGACGAAGCTAAGGAGCTAATTAGACAAGCCGGAGGGACCATGTCTTCAAGTGTCAGTAAAAATACGAGTTATGTTATAGTCGGAGATAAACCAGGTAGTAAGTATCAGGAGGCTAAGAAACTGGGAGTAAAGATTATTGGGGAAGAGGAGTTGAGGGGGATGTTATAAACCCTGCCTTTTTGTCAATTTTATAAATAATTTAAGTATTTGCTAACTTTATAAAGTTTTCTAAATATTGATTAATTTTATAAAGTTAGTCATTTCAAGCTAAAGACTGTGTTATTCTTTTAAATATTTAATTTTTACTTATTTTGGGTATTTATTTAAATTGCACCTTTTCTTGCTAGATGCTATAATAACCTAATAATTAATAGCTTATATAAAGATATGTTTAATTTAATAAGGGCTTTTAAAGAGTCTTGTTATAAAAGAAGGAAAGACGCTTCTGCTTTTACCCTCATAGAACTCCTAGTAGTTATCGCTATTATCGGGGTTTTAACTACGGTTAGTGTTATATATTTTAATAATTCTCGTATGAACTCCAGGGACGCTAAAAGAGTCTCCGATATTCAACAAGTACAGTTGGCTTTAAAAAATTATTACGCCGATCATGGTGAATATCCCCAAAATTTAAATTTTGGTGGTAGTTTGTCTTCGGGTGCAACAAACTATATTTTAAGAGTACCAACCAATCCAACTCCCAGAACAGATAACAATTGTCCTGATGAAGAGTATCAGTATAAAGTCTTAGAAGGCGGACAACGTTATTCTTTAACTTTCTGTTTAAGTAATAAAACAGCCGATCTGGTTTATTCCGGTAAAAAAACCGCTACTGCCAACGGTATCTTGGATTGCGAACCCGGCTATATCCCGGTAGTGGGTAGTGCAGAGTTTAACACCAATGATTTTTGTGTGATGCAATATGAAGCTAAGTGCCTTGGTGTTGGATCAGGTGGAGGCGGAGGAGGTGGTTTTGGAGAAGATCCAATTGATCCGGGTGGAGACGGAACTGGTCATAATGATCAGGAGAATCCCTGTCTTGATAATGGAGGTGTGGTAGCTTCAGCTCCACAAGGAGAACCAATAGTTAAGTTAACCCAAACTAAAGCCAAAGAATATTGCGAATCAGCCGGAGGTCATCTTATTACTAATCCAGAGTGGATGACGATCGCTCGAGATGCTGAGACTATTGCCGATAACTGGGTATTCGAGCAGATAGATGTTGGTGGTTTAAAACAGGGTAATGCTTGGGGAGAGGGCCTATTGAATGGATTTGATGCAGAAGGATCTGAATATGCTCAGCGTACCCTGTGGCTTTCTAGTGGCCATAAAATATGGGACCTATCGGGCAATGCTTCTGAATTGGTGGATGAGAGTTGTTTTTCCGGAGAAGGTGAGGGATTGTATCGTCCCACTGGAAATGAACAACTTTGGACTAATTTTAATATAGAGACAGATTATGAAAGAAGGATGACCGGACCCTATTATAATGGCACTGGTAATGATTATATCCATGGTGGTTTCTATTATGGTTGCTCAATTAATGGTAACACGTTCCTGCGAGGTGGAAGCATCCTCTCGCCAGCGGCTGGCTTTCGCCCATATCCAGGAGCTTTTTCTCTTTATTTAGATTTTAAACTAGATATTGAAGATATTGATTTAATATCCATTGCTGATGTTATATCGTTTCGTTGCGTAAAGTAAGTATAATTTTATATAAACTACATAAAGAAGTTGAGGTTGTATAACCAAAAGTTGTCCACAATTATACCTATTGACAGTTTTCTTATATTATGCTACAATTAATCTCTAAGATTAGAGATTATAATCTGGATCTGGGTTTTTAAATTTAATTAATATGGAATATATTTATAAGGTAAAATTCGTTTTTTTAACTACTATATCCATGGTAATTCTTGGATTAGCTGTTTTTGGTGTCACAAACTCAATCGTCTCGGCACAGACGAAAGATACGTCGGCGAGGGTTATAAAAGTGTTAACCACGGCAGGAGAGTCTTCTGTTAAGAAAGAAGCTGGTCGCGTAGAAAATAATTTATCTAAGCAGAAGCTTGTATATACTCAAAGTTATTTTGATATTAGAAGTAACTCCAATTTTGGTTTACAAAAAAAGGATACTACTGAGTTGAGGTTTGGTTGTGATAGTGGATATGTTCCAGTTGCGGGCAATCCCTTTTTTAGAACTGAAGATTTTTGTGTTATGAAATATGAGGCTAAGTGTTTATCAAGCGCTTTTCGGCCACATCAGGATATCGCCATTCCGGGTGGTTATAATGATCAGGTGGCGCCTTGTTTGAAGTATGGTGGTAGCATTGTTTCGTCTCCTCAGGGTAAGCCGATAGTAAGGGTTACCCGAGCCACAGCTCAAGCCTATTGCGCTTCAGTTGGTGGTCATCTTATTACCAATAATGAATGGATGACCATTGCGCGCGATACTGAACGTCTGTCGGAAAACTGGATTCTTGGAGTAGTGAATGTTGGTGCGATGAAATATGGTAATGGGGAATATGGCTCTAATAATGGGATCTTAAAGGATGGATTTGATGAAGGTTTCGGCGAATACCAAAGAACCTTACTTCTGTCTACTGGTGAGAAAATTTGGGATTTATCTGGCAACGCCTCGGAACTGGTGGATAATAGCTGCTTACCAGGTGTTGGCAAAGGAGCTTATCGTCCCACACTTTATCAAAATTTATGGTGGAGCCTTAATATGATGACTGATTATGAACGCAAAGCTTCTGGACCTTATTTTGATGGCACGGGTCATGAATGGGATCATGGCGGCACTTACTATGGTTGTTCCAGGAAGGGGAATATTTTTGTGAGGGGCGGCGGTGTTACTTTTAGCCCAGTTAATCAACCCTTTTCCTTAGCTGGTGCTTTTTCTCTTTATTTAGGGCTTGAAGATAAGCTTACTCCTGAATTTAATGCCATTTCATTTCGTTGTGTGAAGCCACGGGGTAGTTTATAAAATGACAATTTTTAAAATACCCTTTAAAACTTCTTAACTTATGTAGTTAAGAAGTTTTTGTTATATGAAAAACCTGCATCTTTTCTTATGATTATTAATATGCTATAATTATGGTGTAATTATAAAACTTTTAAATTATTTTTTATACTTTTAAAGTTATTTTAAGGTTATAGTGTATGTCCCTCTCCACTAAAGACATCCAACATCTGGCTCGTTTAGCTCGTCTTAAGCTAACTCCTGTTGAAGCTTCTCAGTATAGCCGCGAAATAGGCGGTATTCTTCGTTATGTGGATCGTTTATCCTCTTTGCCTGAAGTTAAGGGTTCTAAGGATAGTGGTAAGCATAATAATAAAGTTGCTGATCTTTCTGCGCGAACTGATATTGCCTTACCTTCTTTGGATGATGAAAAAGCCTTGGCTTTAAAACAAGCTAATATTAAAAAAGGTCAAGTTATTGTCCCAAGAATATTTTCTTAGTAGTTTATTTTTATCATTTAATTTTCTTACCTTCTTTTTCTTAAAATTTTTTTCTTAGTTTTATGAACCATCCCTTAC
This genomic window from Patescibacteria group bacterium contains:
- the ligA gene encoding NAD-dependent DNA ligase LigA, with protein sequence MIKRREVVARIAVLRRELSRHIHLYHNQDRPEISDAAFDALKNELVELEKLFPDLVTPDSPTQRVGGIRQDKFNKVTHTKPMLSLADAFSEEEMREWEARIRKICAEKNVTKYSLDYYAELKMDGLAISLVYEKGNLIRAATRGDGQVGEDVTANLRTIPSVPLTLLQPSDNELKKIGLKDSEIKQVRDMIVNGKLEVRGEAIMTLDNLKRLNKVMIKSGKPPFANTRNAAAGSIRQLDPNITASRGLVFYVYALLMDDKISFKHETEHLLADLLGFKIFTGNRFCKNLDEVLIFHKYWEKNRDKLSFECDGVVTAVNNEALWPILGATGKSPRYMIAYKFPAEQATTIVKNIEWHVGRTGVLTPTASLEPVKVKGVMISNTTLHNYDEIKRLDVRLGDTVIIERAGDVIPKIIEVLKNLRPKEAKQVSPPKKCPMCGSLVSRFGEEVAYKCNNKSCYAVNRRRLIHWASKAALDIEGLGPAIVDQLLKADLIADPADFYNLTQGDLLPLERFAQKSVTNLLEAINNSKQVSLSKIIQALGIAHVGEETALMLEQELPKLAHKKKLSIKKPSDLFKITDKLKKEDLTILPDVGDKVAESILSWFKEEKNRQFLNKLDEVGMVIIEKKEKIKTNKKLVGLSFVLTGTLPTLSRDEAKELIRQAGGTMSSSVSKNTSYVIVGDKPGSKYQEAKKLGVKIIGEEELRGML
- a CDS encoding type II secretion system protein; translation: MFNLIRAFKESCYKRRKDASAFTLIELLVVIAIIGVLTTVSVIYFNNSRMNSRDAKRVSDIQQVQLALKNYYADHGEYPQNLNFGGSLSSGATNYILRVPTNPTPRTDNNCPDEEYQYKVLEGGQRYSLTFCLSNKTADLVYSGKKTATANGILDCEPGYIPVVGSAEFNTNDFCVMQYEAKCLGVGSGGGGGGGFGEDPIDPGGDGTGHNDQENPCLDNGGVVASAPQGEPIVKLTQTKAKEYCESAGGHLITNPEWMTIARDAETIADNWVFEQIDVGGLKQGNAWGEGLLNGFDAEGSEYAQRTLWLSSGHKIWDLSGNASELVDESCFSGEGEGLYRPTGNEQLWTNFNIETDYERRMTGPYYNGTGNDYIHGGFYYGCSINGNTFLRGGSILSPAAGFRPYPGAFSLYLDFKLDIEDIDLISIADVISFRCVK
- a CDS encoding Asp-tRNA(Asn)/Glu-tRNA(Gln) amidotransferase subunit GatC, giving the protein MSLSTKDIQHLARLARLKLTPVEASQYSREIGGILRYVDRLSSLPEVKGSKDSGKHNNKVADLSARTDIALPSLDDEKALALKQANIKKGQVIVPRIFS